A section of the Spirosoma pollinicola genome encodes:
- a CDS encoding helix-turn-helix domain-containing protein: MQVICLEDKAFYALIDEVVARLKEKQGQELDKWVSGEQAMQLLNIKSKTTLQTLRDEGKIRFSQPQKKIILYDRDSINTYLEQNARNTF; this comes from the coding sequence ATGCAAGTTATCTGTCTCGAAGATAAAGCCTTTTATGCCTTGATTGATGAGGTCGTTGCGCGGTTGAAAGAGAAGCAGGGGCAAGAGCTGGATAAGTGGGTGTCTGGTGAACAGGCCATGCAACTCCTCAACATCAAATCAAAGACGACGTTGCAAACATTACGTGACGAGGGAAAAATCCGCTTCTCCCAGCCGCAAAAGAAAATCATTTTGTATGACCGGGATTCGATTAATACCTATCTTGAACAGAACGCCCGTAACACTTTCTAA
- a CDS encoding GIY-YIG nuclease family protein, with translation MELSSILHLSDFSKYKLHAARKSGTVEPLIAFLRDRSEWHQWNSWQRNKNEFNRDRILSLIDFYPEHGEWLFGGIYEVQERGPEKNAHSYVVKLLDHGQDLIGRLKLTGSLPRGRAFKLETFYDNFKISELLRTPYAGKVFDGYEKVSLDLSMLEIIYKNNRTDWKTALESVKGIYLIADKLTGKQYVGSAYGDTGIWARWACYVNTGHGWNKELVKLTSNDPSYARTNFKITLIECWPFKTDDKTIIIRENFWKEAFLTKQHGYNSN, from the coding sequence ATGGAATTAAGCTCTATCCTCCATCTCTCGGACTTTAGCAAATACAAGCTACACGCTGCGCGGAAGAGCGGCACTGTAGAACCTTTAATCGCTTTTCTTCGTGATCGAAGCGAATGGCACCAATGGAATAGCTGGCAGAGAAACAAGAACGAGTTTAACCGCGACAGGATCCTGTCGCTGATCGACTTCTATCCTGAACACGGTGAATGGCTATTCGGTGGCATATATGAGGTGCAGGAACGTGGCCCTGAGAAAAACGCCCATAGCTATGTGGTGAAACTTTTAGATCACGGACAAGATTTAATTGGAAGACTTAAACTGACCGGTTCATTACCACGCGGTCGAGCGTTTAAACTTGAAACCTTTTACGATAACTTCAAAATCTCGGAGCTATTGAGAACGCCATACGCCGGTAAGGTTTTTGATGGGTACGAAAAGGTATCTCTGGATTTGTCTATGTTAGAGATTATTTATAAAAACAATCGCACTGACTGGAAGACCGCACTTGAAAGTGTGAAAGGTATTTATCTCATTGCGGACAAACTAACAGGTAAACAGTACGTTGGTTCGGCGTATGGTGATACAGGTATATGGGCGCGGTGGGCCTGCTACGTGAATACAGGCCACGGTTGGAATAAGGAACTGGTCAAATTGACGAGTAATGACCCATCCTACGCACGAACAAATTTCAAAATTACGCTTATCGAATGCTGGCCGTTCAAGACGGATGATAAGACGATCATCATCCGTGAAAATTTCTGGAAGGAAGCTTTTCTAACAAAACAGCATGGTTATAACAGTAACTAG
- a CDS encoding sensor histidine kinase, with protein MKTTFTEDNKLTELLMWRAAVRILHLKSNRYLFIGIIALLFLTAYTFDDFSTKEIIPLLYIIPLACIFMLASVVYVCFFTFDVVPLLQKKEYKEFFKNKINYPFLWIFVCYVMWMVVMTDNTINTHSLKRINNDPLVKQLIALLPTEIGNNLKKDIFNKDKYEYRFVFSSFFLNDLIVILILSLFSFLYGIRKQVVGRPEWLQKGISKLFYYQHKLVEWLTIHRDKLVHSFFWFVLITYLWDEFIIIHSIMLATILIGVTLLSFYINMAVLIYILNRRGKHISIIIMGLVFFDGVLSVILIDTDIFVKDPNSLLKIHTLFEQLLLPLFIGAGVAAFAERTNGINRDKTNEIIMKQQAEIQALTYQIDPHFLFNSLTFIYSKSQQHSEDLAEAVLLLSEMMRYKLPKANNNYNVALIDEVEHLQDYIRFDQLIHPLNHVDFKPQGSFENLEIAPNLLDIFVENALKYGDIENENSPLNIRLTTIDTRITFRVYNKKRKRVVGSRASTQMGLRNARNRLNLIYSGRYELSILDEPTSYTVLLTIDL; from the coding sequence GTGAAAACTACATTTACTGAAGACAACAAACTTACTGAATTACTTATGTGGCGGGCAGCAGTACGGATACTACATTTAAAGAGCAATAGATACTTATTTATAGGCATAATAGCTTTATTGTTTTTAACAGCATATACATTCGATGACTTCAGTACTAAAGAAATCATACCACTTTTATACATTATTCCGTTGGCATGTATATTTATGTTGGCAAGCGTCGTTTATGTATGCTTTTTTACTTTTGATGTGGTCCCACTACTACAGAAAAAAGAATACAAAGAATTTTTTAAAAATAAAATTAATTATCCTTTCTTGTGGATTTTTGTATGCTATGTGATGTGGATGGTTGTAATGACGGATAATACTATAAATACACATTCGTTAAAGCGGATAAATAATGATCCTCTCGTAAAACAATTAATTGCTTTATTACCTACTGAAATTGGAAATAATTTAAAGAAAGATATATTTAATAAGGATAAATACGAATATAGATTTGTATTCTCCTCATTTTTTCTTAATGATTTGATAGTGATTTTGATATTGTCGTTATTTAGTTTTTTGTATGGGATACGAAAACAAGTTGTTGGCCGCCCAGAATGGTTACAAAAAGGGATTAGTAAGTTATTCTACTATCAGCATAAACTTGTAGAATGGTTGACCATTCACAGAGATAAATTAGTTCACAGTTTTTTTTGGTTTGTATTAATTACCTATCTATGGGATGAATTTATTATTATTCACTCTATAATGTTGGCTACTATTCTCATTGGTGTTACTCTACTCTCTTTTTATATTAACATGGCAGTATTGATATATATATTGAATAGAAGAGGTAAACATATATCTATAATAATAATGGGACTAGTATTTTTCGATGGGGTGTTATCAGTCATTTTAATTGATACAGATATATTTGTTAAAGATCCAAATTCCCTGCTTAAGATACATACTTTATTTGAACAATTACTCTTGCCTCTATTTATAGGCGCTGGTGTTGCTGCGTTTGCCGAGAGAACGAATGGAATAAATCGTGACAAGACTAACGAAATTATAATGAAGCAACAGGCTGAGATTCAAGCCTTAACTTACCAGATCGATCCTCATTTTTTATTTAACAGCCTCACATTTATTTACTCTAAAAGCCAACAACATTCAGAAGACTTAGCGGAAGCAGTTTTGTTATTAAGCGAGATGATGCGTTATAAGCTACCAAAAGCCAACAATAACTATAATGTTGCATTGATTGATGAAGTTGAGCATTTACAGGATTATATACGTTTCGATCAATTAATTCATCCCCTTAATCATGTTGACTTCAAGCCACAAGGATCCTTCGAAAATTTAGAAATTGCCCCTAATTTATTGGATATTTTTGTGGAAAACGCTCTAAAATACGGCGATATTGAAAATGAGAATAGTCCCTTAAATATACGGTTAACGACAATTGACACTAGAATTACTTTTCGAGTTTATAACAAAAAGAGGAAGCGGGTAGTGGGATCAAGGGCTTCAACTCAGATGGGCTTACGAAATGCTCGTAACCGGTTGAACTTAATTTATTCAGGACGCTATGAATTATCTATTCTGGACGAACCTACTTCATACACTGTCTTACTGACAATTGACTTATAA
- a CDS encoding LytR/AlgR family response regulator transcription factor: MTLSVAIIDDEQHAIDSVVRLIEGLPYLHLKQIFKDPLLALQDGSLDGIDLIFLDIRMPAFPYDGYDLIDMFGGRFKIIVMTAHEEYALKGYEYDIVTLLHKPITPKRFIRAVHKAYQLPEPSFQPDDRPSAATQLKDSIFLKIAATGGNYSFRQIKFSDIRFIRSQSQAIEIYLKDSSKIVPAGDLPLTKFYEDELPQDIFIRVHKSYIVSKLYIYEVAGNEILINRYPLEKDYDKIPIGDTHRENLMAFIKNNRS; the protein is encoded by the coding sequence ATGACTCTCAGTGTAGCTATTATCGATGACGAACAACATGCGATTGATAGTGTAGTTAGGTTAATCGAAGGATTACCTTACCTGCATTTAAAACAGATCTTCAAAGATCCACTACTTGCTCTTCAAGATGGAAGCTTGGATGGCATAGATTTGATATTTTTGGACATTAGGATGCCTGCCTTCCCTTACGATGGTTATGATCTAATCGATATGTTTGGCGGGAGATTCAAGATAATCGTTATGACTGCCCATGAGGAATATGCTCTTAAAGGATATGAATACGACATTGTTACATTACTACATAAGCCAATTACTCCTAAACGTTTCATCAGAGCAGTTCATAAAGCTTACCAGTTACCTGAGCCGTCATTTCAACCGGATGATCGCCCATCTGCTGCTACTCAATTGAAAGATTCTATTTTTCTAAAAATAGCTGCTACAGGAGGAAATTATTCATTCCGGCAAATTAAATTTTCAGATATTAGATTCATTCGAAGCCAATCACAGGCGATAGAAATATATCTTAAAGATAGTAGCAAAATAGTGCCAGCTGGTGATTTACCATTGACTAAATTTTACGAGGATGAGCTTCCACAAGATATATTTATACGGGTTCATAAAAGTTATATTGTATCAAAGTTATATATATATGAAGTCGCTGGCAATGAGATACTTATAAATCGGTACCCACTTGAAAAAGATTATGATAAAATTCCTATAGGAGATACCCATCGGGAAAATCTTATGGCTTTCATCAAAAATAACAGATCATAG
- a CDS encoding 4Fe-4S dicluster domain-containing protein → MEIFQQILFVAALAAVAWFITQRIRLISRAINLGRPENRFDHADERLKTMLLVAFGQKKMFTNLLVGVMHFVIYAGFIIINLEILEIILDGVLGTHRLFAPYITPVYPILIDVFEVLAFGVLAVCVVFLCRRFVAKVSRFQQERHREMTRWPRTDAAVILIAEILLMIAFLTWNASDSVLRDRGVGHYGELQGIVPDFIISQYLKPLFTNFSDTALIAYERTAWWLHILGILAFAVYVTYSKHLHIALGFPNVYFSDLQPKGEMQNMPEITKEVQLALGLPVTTDADGSQANDNGEQPAEIGRFGAKDVQDLKWINLMNAYSCTECGRCTSACPANITGKKLSPRKVMMDTRDRLEEIQQGWKTNGPDYRDDKSLLNDYITAEELNACTTCQACVNACPININPLDIILQLRRYRVMEESDAPASWNAMFSNIENNMAPWKFSPSDRFNWAEQVNDDK, encoded by the coding sequence ATGGAAATTTTTCAGCAAATTTTATTTGTCGCGGCTTTAGCGGCCGTGGCCTGGTTTATAACCCAGCGAATTCGGCTCATTTCCCGCGCTATTAACCTCGGTCGACCCGAAAACCGCTTCGATCATGCCGACGAGCGGCTGAAGACAATGCTGCTGGTGGCCTTCGGGCAGAAGAAAATGTTCACCAATTTATTGGTAGGAGTTATGCACTTTGTCATCTATGCCGGGTTCATCATTATCAATCTCGAAATTCTGGAAATTATTCTTGACGGTGTTTTGGGGACACATCGGTTGTTTGCTCCATACATTACTCCCGTTTATCCAATTCTGATCGATGTATTCGAAGTACTGGCCTTTGGTGTGCTGGCGGTTTGCGTTGTCTTTTTATGCCGTCGGTTTGTCGCAAAAGTGAGCCGGTTTCAGCAAGAACGTCACCGAGAAATGACTCGCTGGCCCCGAACTGATGCCGCTGTTATTTTGATCGCCGAGATTTTGCTCATGATTGCTTTTCTGACCTGGAATGCGTCTGACAGTGTTTTGCGTGATCGTGGGGTTGGCCATTATGGCGAGTTGCAGGGAATTGTGCCCGACTTTATCATCAGCCAATACCTCAAACCGCTCTTTACGAATTTTAGCGACACCGCTTTAATCGCTTACGAACGCACTGCCTGGTGGCTCCACATTCTGGGTATTCTGGCATTTGCGGTTTACGTAACCTACTCCAAACACCTGCACATTGCCCTCGGTTTTCCAAACGTCTACTTCTCGGATCTGCAACCGAAAGGCGAAATGCAGAATATGCCCGAAATTACCAAAGAGGTGCAACTGGCGCTTGGTTTACCGGTTACAACCGACGCCGATGGCTCACAGGCAAATGACAATGGCGAGCAGCCCGCTGAAATTGGCCGATTTGGCGCGAAAGACGTGCAGGATTTGAAGTGGATAAACCTGATGAACGCCTATAGTTGTACCGAATGCGGTCGCTGTACATCGGCTTGTCCTGCTAATATTACGGGTAAGAAGTTATCGCCCCGCAAGGTCATGATGGACACCCGCGACCGGCTCGAAGAAATTCAACAGGGCTGGAAAACCAATGGACCAGACTATCGCGACGATAAATCATTGTTAAACGATTACATCACCGCCGAAGAACTCAATGCCTGCACCACCTGTCAGGCCTGCGTAAATGCCTGTCCCATCAACATCAATCCGTTGGATATAATCCTCCAGTTACGCAGGTACCGGGTTATGGAAGAGTCCGACGCACCAGCCTCCTGGAATGCCATGTTCAGCAATATTGAAAATAATATGGCCCCCTGGAAATTCTCACCCAGCGACCGGTTTAACTGGGCTGAACAGGTGAATGACGATAAATAA
- a CDS encoding (Fe-S)-binding protein yields the protein MTQEVKTYKVPTMADMAASGEEPEILFWVGCAGSFDDRYKRVTIAFVRILNHVGIKFAVLGPEEGCTGDPARRAGNEFLFQMQAMSNIQVLNGYNVKKIVTACPHCFNTLKNEYPELGGNYEVIHHSQFLQGLINEGRVRVKDGESFKGRRITFHDSCYLGRANKVYEAPRDVLAALDADLVEMKRVRANGLCCGAGGGQYFKEPEPGKKDVNVERVEEALSTGADTIAVACPFCMTMMSDGVKNKNKEDSVRVYDISELIAQGQGL from the coding sequence ATGACACAGGAAGTAAAAACATACAAAGTACCAACGATGGCCGACATGGCGGCATCGGGTGAGGAACCAGAAATTCTGTTTTGGGTTGGTTGTGCGGGTTCGTTCGATGATCGCTACAAACGAGTCACGATCGCTTTTGTTCGTATCCTGAACCATGTGGGCATTAAGTTCGCCGTGTTGGGTCCGGAAGAGGGCTGTACCGGCGATCCGGCGCGTCGGGCGGGGAACGAGTTTTTGTTTCAGATGCAGGCAATGTCCAATATTCAGGTGCTGAACGGCTATAACGTTAAGAAAATCGTTACAGCCTGTCCCCATTGCTTTAATACACTTAAGAACGAATACCCTGAACTGGGCGGCAACTACGAAGTCATTCACCATTCCCAATTTTTACAGGGACTGATTAACGAAGGCCGCGTTCGGGTTAAAGATGGTGAATCGTTTAAAGGCCGCAGGATAACGTTTCATGACTCTTGTTATCTAGGTCGTGCTAACAAAGTATACGAAGCTCCCCGCGACGTACTGGCAGCCCTGGACGCTGATCTGGTTGAGATGAAGCGCGTTCGGGCCAATGGATTATGTTGTGGCGCGGGTGGCGGGCAGTATTTCAAAGAGCCTGAACCTGGTAAAAAAGATGTAAACGTCGAACGGGTTGAGGAAGCCCTCAGCACGGGTGCCGATACGATTGCTGTTGCCTGTCCGTTTTGTATGACAATGATGTCGGATGGTGTGAAGAACAAGAACAAAGAGGATTCCGTCCGCGTCTATGACATCTCGGAACTCATCGCCCAGGGGCAGGGGTTGTAG
- a CDS encoding sigma-70 family RNA polymerase sigma factor: MATIPEVMSDTPTRDDQDRSGGPAGPDQILPDGDPVEQPSADTPARRYTDEQKYQVFNKEFMPHIDSMYNFAFRLTTDEDDANDLVQDTYLKAFRFISSFEQGTNAKAWLFRILKNSFINDYRKKSKEPAKVDYQDVETTYNSEDAESEHTVDLRAESVSDLIGDEVATALNSLPVDFRTVIILCDIEGFTYEEMAKILDIPIGTVRSRLHRARNLLKEKLRDYASSMGYKEESEE, encoded by the coding sequence ATGGCGACTATACCCGAAGTTATGTCAGATACGCCAACTCGTGACGACCAGGACCGCTCCGGCGGACCGGCTGGACCAGACCAAATATTACCAGACGGCGACCCCGTTGAACAGCCCTCGGCTGATACACCCGCGCGTCGGTATACCGACGAGCAGAAATATCAGGTTTTCAATAAGGAGTTCATGCCACACATTGACTCCATGTACAACTTTGCCTTTCGCCTGACGACCGATGAGGACGACGCCAATGATTTGGTGCAGGATACATATTTAAAGGCATTCCGGTTTATTTCATCGTTTGAGCAAGGAACTAACGCAAAAGCATGGCTGTTTCGGATACTGAAGAACAGCTTCATAAACGATTATAGAAAGAAAAGTAAGGAGCCGGCTAAAGTAGATTATCAGGACGTTGAAACGACTTATAATTCTGAAGATGCTGAATCTGAACACACCGTCGACCTTCGGGCCGAGTCTGTTTCTGACTTAATTGGCGATGAAGTGGCAACGGCGCTAAACTCGTTGCCGGTTGATTTCAGAACGGTTATTATTCTCTGTGATATTGAAGGATTCACATATGAAGAGATGGCCAAGATTCTGGATATTCCGATAGGAACAGTACGATCTCGTTTGCACCGGGCTCGTAACCTTTTGAAAGAAAAATTGCGTGATTACGCATCATCAATGGGTTATAAAGAAGAAAGTGAAGAATAA
- the gmk gene encoding guanylate kinase has protein sequence MDGKLIIFSAPSGSGKTTIVKHLLAENNNLGFSISACTRDRRGRAEENGKDYYFLTPEVFKQRIDNDEFVEWEEVYVGAFYGTLKSEIQRLWDSGKHVLFDVDVQGGLKLKEYYGEKALAVFVKVPDEETLRQRLIGRGSESEESLSKRLFKVHFEMSFQNRFDVILVNDDLETSLQKAQTLVDDFVNENKVPAKGEII, from the coding sequence GTGGACGGTAAACTGATCATTTTTTCTGCCCCTTCTGGTTCGGGCAAAACGACCATCGTTAAACATTTGCTGGCCGAGAACAACAATCTCGGCTTTTCTATTTCGGCCTGCACCCGCGACCGTCGGGGCCGGGCCGAAGAGAATGGTAAAGATTATTATTTTTTAACACCCGAAGTATTCAAACAGCGAATTGATAACGACGAATTTGTTGAATGGGAAGAAGTCTACGTTGGCGCTTTTTATGGAACGCTTAAATCTGAAATCCAGCGTCTTTGGGATAGTGGCAAACATGTTTTGTTCGATGTGGACGTACAGGGCGGTCTGAAATTAAAAGAATATTACGGCGAAAAAGCGCTGGCCGTTTTTGTAAAAGTACCTGATGAAGAAACATTACGTCAACGCCTGATTGGTCGTGGTTCCGAATCCGAAGAAAGCCTATCGAAACGGTTATTCAAAGTCCATTTTGAAATGAGCTTTCAGAATCGTTTTGATGTCATTTTGGTAAATGACGATCTGGAAACATCGCTTCAAAAAGCGCAAACGCTTGTCGATGACTTTGTGAACGAAAATAAAGTGCCTGCTAAGGGAGAAATTATTTGA
- the nadD gene encoding nicotinate (nicotinamide) nucleotide adenylyltransferase has protein sequence MKIGLFFGSFNPIHIGHLIIANTMATSTDLEQVWFVVSPQNPFKKTKSLLHEFDRLDMVERAIADNNRLKATNIEFSMPKPSYTIDTLTRLGEKYPQHTFRLIMGEDNLEQFANWKNYDKILEYYGLYVYPRPKSKESEFKLHPNVRLVEAPLLDISATFIRDSIRANRSIRYMVPDVVEEMIERKKFYL, from the coding sequence ATGAAGATTGGTTTATTTTTCGGCTCTTTCAATCCCATTCACATTGGCCATTTGATTATTGCCAATACGATGGCTACCTCGACGGATTTGGAGCAGGTGTGGTTTGTGGTGTCGCCCCAGAATCCGTTTAAGAAGACCAAGAGCCTGTTGCATGAATTCGACCGGCTCGACATGGTCGAACGCGCTATCGCCGACAATAACCGCTTAAAAGCCACAAATATTGAGTTTTCGATGCCAAAACCCAGCTACACAATCGACACGCTGACTCGTTTGGGCGAAAAGTACCCGCAGCATACATTTCGGCTTATAATGGGCGAAGACAATCTGGAGCAGTTTGCTAACTGGAAGAACTACGACAAGATTCTGGAATACTACGGCCTATACGTTTACCCGCGCCCTAAAAGTAAAGAGAGTGAGTTCAAGCTACATCCGAACGTTCGCCTGGTCGAAGCGCCGTTACTGGATATTTCGGCGACGTTTATTCGTGATAGTATACGGGCTAACCGCTCCATACGCTATATGGTGCCCGACGTGGTAGAAGAAATGATTGAGCGGAAGAAGTTTTATCTGTAG
- a CDS encoding M28 family peptidase — translation MTNYSILFVPALLLVTAGACRTKQSQSDTTQTTEQPATVSAPAFNADSAYSYVDRQVAFGPRVPNTPAHVQTGNYIVNKFKQFGCEVTEQTFVATTWDGKKINARNIIGSINPKATKRIFISSHWDSRPIADSDSLPANRTKPVPSANDGASGVGVMLELARAIHQSATKPNVGIDFICFDVEDLGNGEKANKDFEKESGDVDYVGFGLGSRYWAKNLHKPGYSAYYGVLLDMVGAKGATFPKEGYSMQFAPSIVNNVWQTASRLGYSQYFIDTPGGQITDDHVAPNLIAKIPTIDIIQLNTVTGSFFAAHHTISDDMRYIDRGTLKAVGQTLLQVLYNEQ, via the coding sequence ATGACCAACTATTCAATACTCTTTGTTCCGGCTCTATTGTTAGTAACGGCGGGCGCTTGCCGCACGAAGCAATCACAAAGCGACACTACCCAGACTACAGAACAACCAGCAACAGTTTCTGCACCAGCTTTCAATGCTGATTCTGCGTATAGCTATGTTGATCGGCAGGTAGCGTTTGGGCCTCGTGTACCCAACACCCCCGCTCATGTTCAAACGGGCAACTACATTGTTAATAAGTTCAAACAATTTGGCTGTGAGGTAACCGAACAAACGTTTGTGGCAACGACCTGGGACGGCAAGAAAATTAATGCCCGAAACATTATAGGCAGCATTAACCCCAAAGCAACCAAACGTATTTTCATTTCCTCGCACTGGGATTCGCGCCCGATTGCCGATTCAGACAGTCTGCCCGCAAACCGAACAAAACCGGTACCATCCGCTAATGACGGTGCCAGTGGCGTTGGGGTAATGCTCGAATTAGCGAGAGCCATTCACCAGTCGGCAACCAAGCCCAACGTTGGTATTGATTTTATCTGCTTCGACGTGGAGGACTTAGGAAATGGCGAAAAGGCAAATAAAGACTTTGAAAAGGAAAGCGGGGATGTTGATTATGTAGGTTTTGGCCTTGGCTCTCGCTACTGGGCGAAAAACCTACACAAACCCGGTTACTCAGCCTACTATGGCGTTCTTTTGGATATGGTTGGCGCGAAAGGAGCTACTTTCCCCAAAGAAGGGTATTCCATGCAGTTTGCTCCGAGCATTGTTAATAATGTCTGGCAAACAGCCAGTCGATTAGGTTATAGTCAATATTTTATTGATACGCCCGGCGGGCAAATTACAGACGACCATGTCGCCCCAAACCTGATTGCTAAAATTCCAACAATTGACATAATTCAGCTTAATACAGTTACGGGCAGCTTTTTTGCTGCTCACCATACCATTTCCGACGACATGCGCTACATTGATCGGGGCACGTTGAAAGCCGTTGGTCAAACGTTACTACAAGTGCTTTATAACGAGCAATAA
- the cysS gene encoding cysteine--tRNA ligase has translation MQPLQVYNTLSRKKELFEPLNAPYVGMYVCGPTVYNYVHLGNVRTFLTFDTLYRYLTFIGYKVRYVRNLTDVGHLVGDGDEGEDKIGRMAKLEKVEPMEIVQRFTNDFHTVMAQFNTISPSIEPTATGHMVEQIEAVQSLLAKGLAYESNGSVYFNIDEYNKRGGNYGKLSGRILDDLLNETRELDGQSEKRSPLDFAIWKNASPEHLMRWNSPWGEGFPGWHLECTCMSTKYLGKQFDIHGGGMDLKFPHHECEIAQGDGLTGIDPVRYWMHSNMLTVNGQKMSKSLGNSFLPAELFAGSHSLLEQAYSPMTVRFFMLQSHYRSTLDFSNDALKAAQKGYRRLANGLRVIKTLTYQGGEGAVDEAKQQDIRQAVQQFYEAMNDDLNTAVGIAQLFTLLKYINMLYLHQLQASALGEEVFNLLKESFVTFMQEVLGLLEEGNDNQPVLEGLLTLYREYKEQRQYDKVDQIRSYFKAQGLAIKDMKHQIDWAYEE, from the coding sequence ATGCAGCCACTTCAGGTTTACAATACCCTATCTCGCAAAAAAGAACTATTTGAGCCGCTCAACGCGCCCTATGTTGGTATGTACGTTTGCGGCCCCACGGTTTATAATTACGTTCACCTGGGCAATGTCCGCACATTCCTGACCTTCGATACGCTGTATCGGTATTTGACTTTTATCGGCTATAAAGTTCGGTACGTTCGCAACCTTACCGACGTAGGCCATTTAGTGGGCGATGGCGATGAGGGCGAAGATAAAATTGGTCGGATGGCGAAGCTCGAAAAGGTTGAGCCAATGGAAATTGTGCAGCGCTTCACAAACGATTTTCATACCGTGATGGCGCAGTTCAACACAATTTCGCCGAGTATTGAACCAACGGCAACGGGCCATATGGTCGAGCAGATCGAAGCGGTTCAGTCGCTTTTAGCGAAAGGACTGGCCTATGAATCGAATGGCTCGGTTTATTTTAACATTGACGAATATAACAAGCGGGGCGGCAATTACGGCAAACTTTCCGGACGGATTCTGGACGACCTGCTGAACGAAACCCGCGAACTGGACGGCCAGTCGGAAAAGCGTAGCCCACTCGATTTTGCTATCTGGAAAAATGCCTCGCCCGAGCACCTGATGCGCTGGAACTCGCCCTGGGGCGAAGGTTTCCCCGGCTGGCACCTCGAATGTACCTGCATGAGTACGAAGTATTTAGGCAAACAATTTGACATTCACGGGGGCGGCATGGACTTAAAATTTCCTCACCACGAATGCGAAATTGCACAGGGCGATGGTCTGACCGGCATTGATCCGGTTCGCTACTGGATGCACTCCAACATGCTGACGGTGAATGGCCAAAAGATGTCAAAATCGCTGGGTAATTCATTCTTACCTGCCGAACTCTTTGCCGGAAGCCACTCCCTGCTCGAACAGGCGTACAGCCCAATGACGGTACGTTTCTTCATGTTGCAGTCGCACTACCGCAGTACGCTCGATTTTTCGAATGATGCGCTTAAAGCGGCTCAAAAAGGCTATCGTCGGTTAGCAAATGGTTTACGCGTCATTAAAACCTTGACCTATCAGGGTGGTGAAGGTGCTGTTGATGAAGCTAAACAGCAGGATATCCGGCAGGCGGTTCAGCAGTTTTACGAAGCCATGAACGACGACCTCAACACCGCCGTCGGCATTGCACAGTTGTTTACATTGCTGAAGTACATCAACATGCTTTACCTCCACCAACTTCAGGCATCTGCTCTGGGCGAAGAGGTATTTAACCTGCTAAAAGAGTCGTTTGTGACTTTTATGCAGGAGGTACTTGGCCTGTTGGAAGAAGGAAATGACAACCAACCTGTACTGGAAGGCTTATTGACCCTTTACCGCGAGTATAAAGAGCAGCGGCAATACGACAAGGTAGACCAGATTCGTTCGTACTTCAAGGCGCAGGGGCTGGCCATCAAAGACATGAAGCATCAGATCGATTGGGCATACGAAGAATAA